One Laribacter hongkongensis DSM 14985 DNA window includes the following coding sequences:
- a CDS encoding iron-containing alcohol dehydrogenase yields the protein MKFSFANPSRIVFGQGQIAALAGLVPAGARVLLMYGGGSIKRNGVWEQVRTALGERVVVEFAGVEVNPDVSTLDRAVALAKAEGLDYVLAVGGGSVIDGAKYVAAAACYDGEGWDILTHRHVPQAALPLGVVLTLAATGSESNVNSVVSRRATGEKLAFASEHVYPHFAVLDPSVLASLPDRQLVNGLADAFVHVCEQYLTRPGQTPVQTGYAEVLLNTLHDLAQRFDMRREPEWLESLMWSANQALNGLIGQGVVQDWATHRIGHEFTARYGLDHARTLTLVQPALLRETLPEKQARLERMGARVFGLTGEGEQLARGTIVALEAFYRALGLPVCLRDTDIEDVDCASHILEALKQHNMLPLGESGCIDAERAARILADACR from the coding sequence ATGAAATTCAGTTTTGCCAACCCGTCCCGTATCGTTTTTGGCCAGGGGCAGATTGCTGCCCTGGCCGGTCTGGTGCCCGCCGGCGCCCGAGTCCTCCTGATGTACGGAGGCGGTTCCATCAAGCGCAACGGCGTCTGGGAGCAGGTGCGCACTGCCCTGGGCGAGCGTGTTGTGGTGGAGTTTGCCGGGGTGGAAGTCAATCCCGATGTCTCGACGCTGGACCGCGCAGTGGCCCTGGCCAAGGCCGAAGGTCTGGACTATGTGCTGGCCGTCGGTGGCGGTTCGGTGATTGACGGTGCCAAATACGTGGCCGCTGCCGCCTGCTACGACGGCGAAGGCTGGGACATCCTGACGCACCGCCACGTACCGCAGGCCGCGCTGCCGCTGGGCGTGGTGCTGACCCTGGCCGCCACCGGGTCGGAATCCAATGTCAATTCGGTCGTCAGCCGGCGCGCCACGGGCGAGAAACTGGCATTTGCCAGCGAGCATGTCTATCCGCACTTTGCCGTGCTTGACCCTTCGGTGCTGGCCAGTCTGCCGGACCGCCAGCTGGTCAACGGACTGGCCGATGCCTTTGTGCATGTCTGCGAGCAGTATCTGACCCGGCCCGGCCAGACCCCGGTACAGACCGGCTACGCCGAAGTGCTGCTGAATACGCTGCACGACCTGGCTCAGCGCTTTGACATGCGCCGCGAGCCTGAATGGCTGGAGTCGCTGATGTGGAGTGCCAACCAGGCGCTGAACGGGTTGATTGGCCAGGGCGTGGTCCAGGACTGGGCCACGCACCGGATCGGGCACGAATTCACCGCCCGCTACGGCCTTGACCACGCACGCACTCTTACCCTGGTGCAACCGGCCCTGCTGCGCGAAACCCTGCCGGAAAAGCAGGCGCGGCTGGAGCGGATGGGCGCCCGGGTGTTTGGCCTGACCGGTGAAGGCGAACAGCTGGCGCGCGGCACCATCGTGGCGCTGGAGGCGTTTTACCGTGCGCTGGGCCTGCCGGTGTGCCTGCGTGATACCGACATTGAAGATGTTGATTGCGCCAGCCACATTCTTGAGGCACTGAAACAGCACAATATGCTGCCATTGGGTGAATCCGGCTGTATTGATGCCGAACGCGCTGCCAGGATTCTGGCCGACGCCTGCCGCTGA
- a CDS encoding sodium-dependent transporter — translation MARSQWGSRLGFILAAAGSAIGLGAIWKFPYVAAQNGGGAFLLIFLAFVFTLGVTLMMAEMAMGRAAHDSAVGTFRKLGGKPWSVVGYICVLVGFLILSFYSVVGGWTIAYLVKSIGGTALSSDPKALGEAFGRFIANPTEPLWYHAGFMALTVGVVLGGVQHGIEKLSKFLMPALFILMLGLIVRGLTLPGAMEGVAYFLTPDFSRVTASTVIDALGLAFFSLSLGMGAMITYGSYVQSSTSIPGSAMWVVTLTTLVCFLAGLMVLPAVFAFGFDPSAGPGLTFITMPAVFSHMVGGQFFAIAFFTLLLVAALTSSVSLMEVVTSFMIDEFGMKRVPAAIVMALLMFALGVPASLSLGIWADYTVFGKGVFDLLDYATSNLLMPLGGVFTAILAGWKVWDVVSAQLIANSRFAPLLPAMKITCRYFAPVLIGWVLVKNL, via the coding sequence ATGGCTCGTTCACAATGGGGCTCTCGCCTCGGTTTCATTCTTGCTGCTGCCGGCTCGGCCATCGGCCTTGGCGCCATCTGGAAATTTCCCTACGTCGCTGCCCAGAACGGTGGCGGTGCCTTCCTGCTGATTTTCCTTGCGTTCGTGTTCACGCTCGGGGTGACGCTGATGATGGCCGAGATGGCCATGGGCCGTGCTGCGCATGACAGCGCCGTCGGCACTTTCCGCAAGCTCGGCGGCAAGCCGTGGTCGGTGGTCGGCTATATCTGTGTGCTGGTCGGCTTCCTGATCCTGTCGTTCTACAGCGTGGTCGGTGGCTGGACCATCGCCTATCTGGTCAAGTCGATCGGCGGCACTGCGCTGTCGAGCGACCCGAAGGCGCTGGGCGAGGCATTCGGCCGGTTCATCGCCAACCCGACCGAACCCTTGTGGTATCACGCCGGCTTCATGGCGCTGACCGTCGGCGTGGTGCTGGGCGGTGTGCAGCACGGCATTGAAAAACTGTCCAAGTTCCTGATGCCGGCGCTGTTCATCCTCATGCTGGGCCTGATCGTGCGCGGCCTGACCCTGCCGGGCGCGATGGAAGGGGTGGCGTATTTCCTGACGCCGGATTTCTCGCGGGTGACGGCTTCGACCGTGATCGATGCACTGGGCCTAGCTTTCTTCTCGCTGTCCCTCGGCATGGGCGCCATGATCACCTACGGTTCGTACGTGCAGTCGAGCACGTCGATTCCAGGCTCAGCCATGTGGGTGGTGACGCTGACGACGCTGGTGTGCTTCCTCGCGGGCCTGATGGTCTTGCCGGCAGTGTTTGCCTTCGGTTTTGACCCGTCCGCCGGCCCGGGGCTGACCTTCATCACCATGCCTGCCGTGTTCTCGCACATGGTCGGCGGCCAGTTCTTTGCCATTGCCTTTTTCACCCTGCTGCTGGTGGCTGCGCTGACCTCGTCGGTGTCGCTGATGGAGGTGGTGACGAGCTTCATGATCGATGAATTCGGCATGAAGCGGGTGCCGGCTGCCATCGTGATGGCGCTGCTGATGTTTGCCCTCGGTGTGCCGGCCTCGCTGTCGCTGGGCATCTGGGCGGATTACACCGTGTTCGGCAAAGGCGTGTTCGACCTGCTGGACTATGCAACGTCCAATCTGCTGATGCCGCTGGGGGGCGTGTTTACCGCCATCCTGGCCGGCTGGAAGGTGTGGGACGTGGTCTCGGCCCAGCTGATCGCCAACAGCCGTTTTGCCCCGCTGCTGCCGGCCATGAAGATTACCTGCCGCTACTTCGCACCGGTCCTGATCGGCTGGGTGCTGGTCAAGAACCTCTGA
- a CDS encoding mechanosensitive ion channel family protein, with translation MWSVVRILWFCLWWTVAPAWAQTPPPVPAAVPASAVLTIDQRDVMTFRVPLLGYPPADRASIATERIRNMLSAGATRPVTMQRAGQNYYIEMDGRYLFTVQPGDANPLTAETQEQVAQHAVDTLNLIIRERNELAGPGQLALALLKAALIILITALLINFGIRIRRWCVHWIDNHWPREVSWLAGPLWLRSAYRFTHLVHALWVLALLYTSLSLLLSVFPLTRAWGEALNQYLLDLLFRFGDALVEALPGLGVVIAILVLTRITVRLLGYVLSRVEKGELELPFFDQDTAGTTRKLLTVLLWLFALAMIYPYLPGSNTEAFKGLSVVLGLMVSLGASGVVSQFASGLILIYSRSLKVGEYVSVAGEEGTVQAIGLFATRIHTNMREEISIPNSVLVSQSVKNYSRLAAGGGVISSVQLTIGYATPWRQVEAMLLEAAHRTRGVRQEPAPFVFQTALSDFYVEYSLRVSLDEPAQRARILDELNSHILDVFNEYGVQITSPHYEGDPAELQVVPPANWYAAPARPPQDRPA, from the coding sequence ATGTGGTCTGTCGTGCGCATCCTGTGGTTTTGTCTGTGGTGGACGGTTGCTCCGGCGTGGGCGCAGACACCTCCGCCAGTGCCGGCTGCCGTACCTGCCAGCGCTGTCCTGACGATCGACCAGCGCGACGTGATGACTTTCCGGGTGCCGCTGCTCGGCTATCCGCCCGCCGACCGGGCCTCCATTGCCACCGAGCGCATCCGCAACATGCTGTCTGCCGGTGCAACCCGCCCGGTCACCATGCAGCGGGCCGGCCAGAATTACTACATCGAGATGGACGGCCGCTACCTCTTCACCGTCCAGCCTGGTGATGCCAACCCGCTGACGGCAGAAACCCAGGAGCAGGTGGCACAACATGCAGTCGACACCCTCAACCTGATCATCCGCGAACGAAACGAGCTGGCCGGTCCCGGCCAGCTGGCACTGGCACTGCTGAAAGCGGCACTGATCATCCTGATCACCGCCCTGCTGATCAATTTCGGCATCCGCATCCGTCGCTGGTGCGTGCACTGGATCGACAACCACTGGCCACGCGAAGTGAGCTGGCTGGCCGGGCCACTCTGGCTGCGTTCGGCCTACCGCTTTACCCATCTGGTCCATGCCCTGTGGGTGCTGGCACTGCTCTACACCAGCCTCAGCCTGCTGCTGTCGGTGTTCCCGCTGACCCGCGCCTGGGGCGAGGCGCTGAACCAGTACCTGCTGGACCTGCTGTTCCGGTTTGGCGATGCACTGGTCGAAGCCCTGCCCGGCCTCGGCGTGGTCATCGCCATACTGGTCCTGACCCGCATCACGGTCCGCCTGCTGGGCTACGTGCTGTCCCGGGTGGAAAAAGGCGAGCTGGAGCTGCCGTTTTTCGACCAGGACACGGCCGGCACCACCCGCAAGCTGCTGACCGTGCTGCTCTGGCTGTTCGCCCTGGCCATGATTTACCCGTATCTGCCGGGGTCCAACACCGAGGCTTTCAAGGGTCTGTCGGTCGTACTGGGCCTGATGGTGTCGCTGGGTGCATCCGGCGTGGTCAGCCAGTTTGCCAGCGGGTTGATCCTGATCTATTCGCGCTCGCTCAAGGTCGGCGAATACGTCAGCGTGGCCGGCGAGGAAGGCACGGTGCAGGCCATCGGCCTCTTTGCCACCCGCATCCACACCAACATGCGCGAAGAAATCAGCATCCCCAATTCGGTGCTGGTCAGCCAGAGTGTCAAGAACTACTCGCGGCTGGCAGCGGGCGGCGGCGTCATCAGCAGCGTCCAGCTCACCATCGGTTACGCCACCCCCTGGCGCCAGGTGGAAGCCATGCTGCTGGAGGCTGCGCACCGCACCCGCGGCGTGCGGCAGGAGCCGGCGCCCTTCGTGTTCCAGACTGCCCTCAGCGATTTCTACGTTGAATACAGCCTGCGCGTCTCGCTGGACGAACCGGCCCAGCGCGCCCGGATCCTCGACGAGCTCAACAGCCATATTCTCGATGTCTTCAACGAATACGGCGTGCAGATCACTTCGCCCCACTACGAGGGCGATCCGGCCGAATTGCAGGTCGTGCCGCCAGCCAACTGGTATGCCGCACCGGCCCGTCCGCCCCAGGACCGGCCAGCCTGA